One part of the Salvelinus fontinalis isolate EN_2023a chromosome 4, ASM2944872v1, whole genome shotgun sequence genome encodes these proteins:
- the rhobtb4 gene encoding rho related BTB domain containing 4 isoform X1, whose translation MWVSTGTVGRALSMDIDTDYERPNVETIKCVVVGDNAVGKTRLICARACNATLTQYQLLATHVPTVWAIDQYRVCQEVLERSRDVVDEVSVSLRLWDTFGDHHKDRRFAYGRSDVVVLCFSLANPNSLRHVRTMWYPEIKHFCPRTPIILVGCQLDLRYADLEAVNRARRPLAKPIKPTDILPPERGHEVAKELGIPYYETSIVAQFGVKDVFDNAIRSALISRRHLQFWKSHLKRVQRPLLQAPFLPPRPPRPVVGIPDPPPIDGEAPDSLLCQPLCADVLFLLQGGATRVFAHKVYLATSCSKFYDLFTLDLLAIEADWEGEECAESGEEDEQSRRGAKEQAGRTKSLDIDNDGEGGARGIKRPPMLQQGSLRTSKSDNALPARSQCSVGPLGAGRGLSSWGRGFLSVYLEHVADPETGRPRLMTVVSMDGLIQEEPFQAVLQYLYTGSLDEGRGDLMQVATIAELLEVFDLRMMVANVLNRESFMNQEITKAFHVRRANRIKECLSKGTFADVVFRLDDGYLPAHKPLLISSCDWMAAMFRGSFVESYIKEVSIPDSSSACMRAVLEFLYCGLVTACPDWEPMELIVLSNRLCLPRLVALTEQHVVDELLQCLVKGVDIDGQVLAYLELAQFHNAKQLYAWCLHHICTNYNSVCRKFPKDMKVMSPENQRHFEKQRWPPVWFLKEEDRYLRSQKERQREEEILRKQHTKRGWCFWRHPSSSPHVS comes from the exons ggcCCTCTCCATGGATATAGACACAGACTATGAAAGGCCCAATGTGGAAACTATTAAATGTGTGGTGGTAGGGGACAATGCAGTGGGCAAAACCAGGCTCATCTGTGCCCGCGCCTGCAATGCTACCCTCACACAGTACCAGCTGCTCGCCACCCACGTGCCAACCGTCTGGGCCATCGACCAGTACCGCGTGTGCCAGGAG GTGTTGGAGAGGTCTAGGGATGTGGTGGATGAGGTCAGTGTCTCCCTAAGACTATGGGACACCTTCGGTGACCATCACAAAGACAGACGCTTCGCTTACggcag GTCTGACGTGGTAGTGCTGTGTTTCTCCCTGGCCAACCCCAACTCCCTGCGTCACGTCCGCACCATGTGGTACCCTGAGATCAAGCACTTCTGCCCCCGCACCCCTATCATCCTGGTGGGCTGCCAGCTGGACCTGCGCTACGCTGACCTGGAGGCTGTGAACCGCGCCCGCAGACCCCTGGCCAA ACCCATCAAGCCCACAGACATCCTGCCTCCAGAGAGAGGGCACGAGGTGGCCAAGGAGCTGGGCATTCCCTACTACGAGACCAGCATCGTGGCCCAGTTTGGGGTCAAGGATGTGTTCGACAACGCCATCCGTTCCGCTCTCATCTCCCGCCGTCACCTCCAGTTCTGGAAGTCCCACCTGAAGAGAGTCCAGCGGCCCCTCCTCCAGGCCCCCTTCCTGCCCCCTCGGCCCCCGCGCCCTGTGGTGGGCATCCCTGACCCCCCTCCCATCGACGGAGAAGCCCCCGACTCCCTCCTCTGCCAGCCGCTATGCGCTGATGTCCTTTTCCTACTCCAAGGCGGCGCCACGCGTGTCTTCGCACACAAAGTCTACCTGGCCACCTCCTGCTCCAAGTTCTACGACCTCTTCACCCTGGATCTGCTGGCCATCGAGGCGGATTGGGAAGGAGAGGAGTGCGCCGAGAGCGGTGAGGAGGATGAACAGAGTAGGAGAGGTGCCAAAGAGCAGGCAGGGCGTACTAAGAGCTTGGACATCGATAATGATGGGGAGGGTGGAGCCAGGGGAATCAAACGGCCACCCATGCTCCAGCAGGGATCCCTGAGGACTTCCAAAAGTGATAACGCCCTCCCCGCCAGGAGCCAGTGCTCCGTGGGGCCCCTGGGGGCCGGCCGTGGCCTTTCAAGCTGGGGGAGGGGCTTCCTGAGTGTGTACCTGGAGCACGTAGCTGACCCCGAGACGGGGCGACCTCGCCTCATGACCGTGGTCTCCATGGACGGTCTCATACAGGAAGAACCCTTCCAG GCGGTGCTGCAGTACCTGTACACAGGCAGTCTGGATGAGGGCCGAGGGGATCTGATGCAGGTGGCCACCATCGCTGAGCTGCTGGAGGTGTTTGACCTGAGGATGATGGTGGCCAATGTGCTGAACCGTGAGAGCTTCATGAATCAGGAGATCACCAAGGCCTTCCACGTCCGTCGAGCAAACCGCATCAAAGAGTGCCTTAGCAAGGGCACCTTCGCTG ATGTGGTGTTCCGCCTGGACGATGGCTACCTGCCAGCCCACAAGCCTCTGCTCATCTCCAGCTGTGACTGGATGGCCGCTATGTTCCGGGGATCCTTCGTGGAGAGCTACATCAAGgag gtGTCCATCCCTGACTCCAGTAGTGCCTGTATGCGTGCGGTGTTGGAGTTCCTATACTGTGGGCTGGTGACGGCCTGTCCTGACTGGGAGCCTATGGAGCTCATCGTCCTATCCAATCGGCTGTGTCTGCCACGCCTCGTTGCCCTCACAGAGCAACATGTTGTGGATGAGCTGCTACAGTGTTTGGTGAAGGGAGTAGACATTGACGGACAGGTGCTTGCTTACCTGGAGTTGGCTCAG TTCCACAATGCCAAGCAGCTTTATGCCTGGTGTCTCCATCACATCTGCACCAACTACAACAGCGTTTGTCGCAAGTTCCCCaaagacatgaaggtcatgtCTCCAG
- the rhobtb4 gene encoding rho related BTB domain containing 4 isoform X2 — translation MDIDTDYERPNVETIKCVVVGDNAVGKTRLICARACNATLTQYQLLATHVPTVWAIDQYRVCQEVLERSRDVVDEVSVSLRLWDTFGDHHKDRRFAYGRSDVVVLCFSLANPNSLRHVRTMWYPEIKHFCPRTPIILVGCQLDLRYADLEAVNRARRPLAKPIKPTDILPPERGHEVAKELGIPYYETSIVAQFGVKDVFDNAIRSALISRRHLQFWKSHLKRVQRPLLQAPFLPPRPPRPVVGIPDPPPIDGEAPDSLLCQPLCADVLFLLQGGATRVFAHKVYLATSCSKFYDLFTLDLLAIEADWEGEECAESGEEDEQSRRGAKEQAGRTKSLDIDNDGEGGARGIKRPPMLQQGSLRTSKSDNALPARSQCSVGPLGAGRGLSSWGRGFLSVYLEHVADPETGRPRLMTVVSMDGLIQEEPFQAVLQYLYTGSLDEGRGDLMQVATIAELLEVFDLRMMVANVLNRESFMNQEITKAFHVRRANRIKECLSKGTFADVVFRLDDGYLPAHKPLLISSCDWMAAMFRGSFVESYIKEVSIPDSSSACMRAVLEFLYCGLVTACPDWEPMELIVLSNRLCLPRLVALTEQHVVDELLQCLVKGVDIDGQVLAYLELAQFHNAKQLYAWCLHHICTNYNSVCRKFPKDMKVMSPENQRHFEKQRWPPVWFLKEEDRYLRSQKERQREEEILRKQHTKRGWCFWRHPSSSPHVS, via the exons ATGGATATAGACACAGACTATGAAAGGCCCAATGTGGAAACTATTAAATGTGTGGTGGTAGGGGACAATGCAGTGGGCAAAACCAGGCTCATCTGTGCCCGCGCCTGCAATGCTACCCTCACACAGTACCAGCTGCTCGCCACCCACGTGCCAACCGTCTGGGCCATCGACCAGTACCGCGTGTGCCAGGAG GTGTTGGAGAGGTCTAGGGATGTGGTGGATGAGGTCAGTGTCTCCCTAAGACTATGGGACACCTTCGGTGACCATCACAAAGACAGACGCTTCGCTTACggcag GTCTGACGTGGTAGTGCTGTGTTTCTCCCTGGCCAACCCCAACTCCCTGCGTCACGTCCGCACCATGTGGTACCCTGAGATCAAGCACTTCTGCCCCCGCACCCCTATCATCCTGGTGGGCTGCCAGCTGGACCTGCGCTACGCTGACCTGGAGGCTGTGAACCGCGCCCGCAGACCCCTGGCCAA ACCCATCAAGCCCACAGACATCCTGCCTCCAGAGAGAGGGCACGAGGTGGCCAAGGAGCTGGGCATTCCCTACTACGAGACCAGCATCGTGGCCCAGTTTGGGGTCAAGGATGTGTTCGACAACGCCATCCGTTCCGCTCTCATCTCCCGCCGTCACCTCCAGTTCTGGAAGTCCCACCTGAAGAGAGTCCAGCGGCCCCTCCTCCAGGCCCCCTTCCTGCCCCCTCGGCCCCCGCGCCCTGTGGTGGGCATCCCTGACCCCCCTCCCATCGACGGAGAAGCCCCCGACTCCCTCCTCTGCCAGCCGCTATGCGCTGATGTCCTTTTCCTACTCCAAGGCGGCGCCACGCGTGTCTTCGCACACAAAGTCTACCTGGCCACCTCCTGCTCCAAGTTCTACGACCTCTTCACCCTGGATCTGCTGGCCATCGAGGCGGATTGGGAAGGAGAGGAGTGCGCCGAGAGCGGTGAGGAGGATGAACAGAGTAGGAGAGGTGCCAAAGAGCAGGCAGGGCGTACTAAGAGCTTGGACATCGATAATGATGGGGAGGGTGGAGCCAGGGGAATCAAACGGCCACCCATGCTCCAGCAGGGATCCCTGAGGACTTCCAAAAGTGATAACGCCCTCCCCGCCAGGAGCCAGTGCTCCGTGGGGCCCCTGGGGGCCGGCCGTGGCCTTTCAAGCTGGGGGAGGGGCTTCCTGAGTGTGTACCTGGAGCACGTAGCTGACCCCGAGACGGGGCGACCTCGCCTCATGACCGTGGTCTCCATGGACGGTCTCATACAGGAAGAACCCTTCCAG GCGGTGCTGCAGTACCTGTACACAGGCAGTCTGGATGAGGGCCGAGGGGATCTGATGCAGGTGGCCACCATCGCTGAGCTGCTGGAGGTGTTTGACCTGAGGATGATGGTGGCCAATGTGCTGAACCGTGAGAGCTTCATGAATCAGGAGATCACCAAGGCCTTCCACGTCCGTCGAGCAAACCGCATCAAAGAGTGCCTTAGCAAGGGCACCTTCGCTG ATGTGGTGTTCCGCCTGGACGATGGCTACCTGCCAGCCCACAAGCCTCTGCTCATCTCCAGCTGTGACTGGATGGCCGCTATGTTCCGGGGATCCTTCGTGGAGAGCTACATCAAGgag gtGTCCATCCCTGACTCCAGTAGTGCCTGTATGCGTGCGGTGTTGGAGTTCCTATACTGTGGGCTGGTGACGGCCTGTCCTGACTGGGAGCCTATGGAGCTCATCGTCCTATCCAATCGGCTGTGTCTGCCACGCCTCGTTGCCCTCACAGAGCAACATGTTGTGGATGAGCTGCTACAGTGTTTGGTGAAGGGAGTAGACATTGACGGACAGGTGCTTGCTTACCTGGAGTTGGCTCAG TTCCACAATGCCAAGCAGCTTTATGCCTGGTGTCTCCATCACATCTGCACCAACTACAACAGCGTTTGTCGCAAGTTCCCCaaagacatgaaggtcatgtCTCCAG